The Porites lutea chromosome 4, jaPorLute2.1, whole genome shotgun sequence genome contains a region encoding:
- the LOC140934553 gene encoding serine/threonine-protein kinase TNNI3K-like gives MEIFKPTCTLSLDKDVQTSEFRSSSENFLTEIREENPVQNIETQPLMALEEKLREKDFQRAILQDYGEEESAKLQEQLRRKRKEVAELERELNDREQDYIKVQRDLCETKEKLKKCESLLTTREWLISRDEIEIMHEKFLGEGSYGKVFKGRYRGFVIAVKELKFLSTSRERDLFEREIDIASRCRHPCLLLFIGATQDEKTPLFVTELMESSLRKLLEKRQLSEQEIVVISLDVAHALNYLHQRKPKAIVHRDVSSANVLLWKQNGEWRGKLGDYGTAKFLQEIMTKSPGAMIYGAPEVGCPHNQTVKIDVYSFGVLLCEMCTRKLPVLENREEQVRLVSNKEFAGLILWCVEEDPMMRPSMEEVIKKLEQ, from the exons ATGGAGATTT ttaAACCTACATGTACCCTTTCCTTGGACAAAGATGTACAGACAAGTGAATTTCGCAGTTCTTCGGAAAATTTTCTCACGGAGATAAGAGAGGAGAACCCTGTACAGAACATAGAAACTCAACCTTTGATGGCACTAGAAGAGAAACTGAGGGAGAAAGATTTCCAGCGGGCTATTTTGCAGGATTATGGAGAGGAAGAAAGTGCTAAACTGCAGGAACAGTTAAGACGGAAACGGAAAGAAGTTGCTGAATTAGAAAGAGAGCTGAACGATCGAGAACAAGACTACATTAAAGTACAAAGGGATCTATGTGagactaaagaaaaattaaagaaatgcgAATCCTTGTTAACAACACGTGAATGGTTGATTTCTCGAGATGAAATTGAAATTATGCATGAAAAATTCTTGGGAGAGGGGAGCTACGGGAAGGTTTTTAAAGGCAGATATCGTGGATTTGTCATTGCAGTCAAAGAACTTAAGTTCTTGTCTACTTCTCGAGAACGCGATCTGTTTGAACGGGAAATAGACATTGCTTCAAGGTGTCGTCATCCATGCCTGTTACTGTTCATCGGCGCAACTCAAGatgaaaaaacgcctttgtttGTTACAGAGCTAATGGAATCAAGCCTGCGAAAATTGTTAGAGAAACGGCAACTTTCTGAACAAGAAATCGTTGTCATTTCTCTGGACGTAGCTCACGCTCTTAACTACCTTCACCAAAGAAAACCCAAAGCCATTGTTCATCGTGACGTCAGTAGTGCTAATGTGTTATTATGGAAACAAAATGGCGAATGGCGAGGCAAACTGGGAGATTATGGCACTGCTAAATTTCTACAAGAGATTATGACAAAGTCTCCCGGAGCTATGATTTATGGTGCACCCGAAGTAGGATGTCCCCATAATCAAACCGTCAAG atCGACGTTTATAGCTTTGGTGTCCTCTTGTGTGAAATGTGTACAAGGAAATTGCCAGTTTTAGAAAATCGGGAAGAACAAGTGAGACTTGTCTCAAACAAAGAATTTGCTGGGCTGATACTGTGGTGTGTTGAAGAAGACCCAATGATGAGGCCCAGCATGGAAGAGGTCATAAAGAAACTGGAACAGTAA